A single window of Leptospira semungkisensis DNA harbors:
- a CDS encoding DNA-processing protein DprA has protein sequence MDFLALTSPSIYRILVRSGFLTSSFSKEEVLEKMLWILPKDLRERAEFDSKTYASSIRNLGVSVVSFFDPEYPPLLKEIYDPPPNLFCLGNISILNQKYTAVVGTRKISPITCVYSKAIPSFIRSLGCNGMVSGLALGVDAVAMDQALDQEMFVIGVMGTGPETEYPYANRDLYRRMKRSSNALILTECPPGFQVRKYAFPKRNRIITGIAPSLLIMEAPKKSGALSSASSAISQNREIYVFDHPYQFSNQGGKDLISEGANRVLFPENEGEDVRIFHTNEIIPDRFEEVPGMLALLGKQRLNGNWIELGNGFIRSIGHGN, from the coding sequence GTGGATTTTCTAGCCCTTACTTCTCCTAGCATTTATAGGATTCTAGTTCGATCCGGTTTCCTCACTTCTTCTTTCTCTAAAGAAGAAGTTCTAGAAAAGATGCTTTGGATCCTGCCCAAGGATCTAAGAGAAAGAGCCGAATTCGACTCTAAGACGTATGCAAGCTCAATCCGAAATCTGGGAGTTTCGGTCGTTAGCTTTTTTGATCCTGAATACCCTCCTCTTCTGAAAGAGATCTACGATCCTCCTCCCAACCTTTTTTGTTTAGGCAATATTTCCATTCTGAATCAGAAATATACTGCAGTTGTAGGAACTCGAAAGATCTCTCCAATTACATGCGTTTATTCTAAAGCGATTCCTTCTTTCATTCGTTCTCTTGGATGCAATGGAATGGTTTCCGGTCTGGCCCTGGGAGTCGATGCAGTGGCGATGGACCAAGCCTTGGATCAGGAAATGTTCGTGATCGGAGTGATGGGCACTGGACCCGAGACGGAGTATCCGTATGCAAACAGAGACCTGTATCGCAGAATGAAACGTTCTTCGAATGCATTGATCCTAACGGAATGTCCTCCTGGATTTCAAGTTCGTAAGTACGCATTTCCAAAACGGAATCGTATCATCACAGGGATTGCACCTTCTCTTTTAATCATGGAAGCTCCGAAGAAAAGCGGAGCATTATCTTCGGCATCCAGCGCCATTTCTCAGAACAGAGAGATTTATGTATTCGATCATCCATACCAATTCTCCAACCAAGGAGGAAAAGATCTCATCTCCGAAGGTGCGAACCGGGTTTTATTTCCTGAAAACGAAGGAGAAGACGTCAGAATCTTTCATACCAATGAAATTATTCCGGACCGTTTTGAAGAAGTCCCGGGAATGCTTGCTCTATTGGGAAAACA
- a CDS encoding tetratricopeptide repeat protein has protein sequence MRIKLLFLTLFLFLILDCKNLSKFSSKAAKPPTVEDLDSWKRRLNMDESEIVELEKKIREMASKTRSAGALSWKIAQGYMKIGDYDLASKYYNKAIQEEGSGKKAEIVGADVHFFESALPYFDKALLQMPVEQQLLFETGLSYANASKDRGWEPKRREIAIEIFQSLTRQDPRDSRFPYQLALIYFDSSMADSSWEGVNAGFHDQDKAFILLDSVLKKEPRNVPVLFAKANFLFRFGKTEEAKELYLHLKSTIESLKKDGFIKETLEENESYKNVINNLKKIDSKEN, from the coding sequence ATGAGGATCAAACTTCTCTTTCTTACACTTTTCTTATTCTTAATCCTGGATTGTAAGAACCTGAGCAAATTTTCTTCCAAAGCAGCAAAGCCTCCGACGGTAGAGGATCTAGACTCATGGAAGCGTCGTTTGAATATGGACGAGTCCGAGATCGTGGAATTAGAAAAGAAGATCCGAGAGATGGCTTCTAAGACCAGATCTGCAGGAGCCTTGAGCTGGAAGATCGCCCAAGGATACATGAAGATAGGCGATTACGACCTAGCATCAAAATATTATAATAAAGCAATTCAAGAAGAAGGGTCCGGCAAAAAGGCCGAAATCGTTGGCGCCGACGTACACTTCTTCGAATCGGCTCTACCTTATTTCGATAAGGCTCTTTTGCAAATGCCTGTAGAGCAGCAACTTCTCTTCGAGACAGGACTTTCTTATGCGAATGCTTCTAAAGATAGAGGTTGGGAGCCTAAAAGAAGAGAAATTGCGATCGAGATCTTTCAATCCTTAACCAGACAAGATCCCAGAGATTCTAGATTTCCTTACCAACTAGCGCTTATTTATTTTGATTCCTCCATGGCAGATTCATCTTGGGAAGGAGTGAATGCAGGCTTCCATGATCAAGATAAGGCATTTATTCTTTTGGATTCCGTTCTGAAGAAGGAACCGAGAAATGTTCCCGTGTTGTTCGCAAAGGCAAACTTTCTATTTAGATTCGGCAAAACAGAAGAAGCTAAAGAACTCTATTTGCATTTAAAATCCACCATCGAATCTCTTAAAAAAGACGGCTTTATCAAAGAAACATTAGAAGAGAATGAATCTTATAAAAACGTAATCAACAATCTGAAGAAAATAGATTCAAAGGAAAACTGA
- a CDS encoding DoxX family protein: protein MKNIGKYIYALPILISGIFHLLKGPDMAGMVPSYIPFPVVWVYVTGVALIAAAVSIYINKKTKLAATLLAVLIGIFIVLVHFPGASAGNQMSIGMLLKDLGLLGGALVIAGISKDNT from the coding sequence ATGAAGAACATAGGGAAATATATCTATGCCCTTCCCATCCTGATCTCTGGAATTTTTCATTTATTGAAAGGACCGGATATGGCAGGAATGGTTCCGAGCTATATTCCGTTTCCGGTTGTTTGGGTTTATGTGACCGGCGTAGCGTTGATCGCGGCTGCCGTAAGCATTTACATTAACAAGAAAACGAAACTGGCTGCAACCTTGCTCGCAGTGCTTATAGGGATCTTTATCGTACTCGTTCACTTCCCTGGTGCAAGCGCGGGCAACCAAATGTCGATCGGTATGCTTTTAAAAGATCTAGGTCTTTTAGGTGGCGCATTGGTCATCGCAGGTATTTCCAAAGACAATACCTGA
- a CDS encoding GNAT family N-acetyltransferase, with protein MDFGKKKILPSGWKHAEIQDISLLEEMEKAVFERSAWARFSIQSHITHHFAWFKEGIGYLFYMDLGDSFELLRIGILPQKRKSGEGEAILRTLCEFSPRVLLEVSDRNLPALNLYRKLGFKELGIRKSYYGPGEDAILMEWTKKD; from the coding sequence TTGGATTTTGGAAAAAAAAAGATTCTTCCAAGCGGTTGGAAACATGCTGAGATCCAAGACATCAGTCTGTTGGAAGAAATGGAGAAGGCAGTGTTCGAGCGGTCAGCTTGGGCGAGATTTTCCATACAAAGTCATATCACTCATCATTTCGCTTGGTTCAAGGAAGGTATAGGATATCTGTTCTATATGGACTTAGGCGATTCTTTCGAACTATTGAGGATAGGTATCCTTCCCCAAAAAAGAAAATCGGGCGAAGGAGAAGCAATCCTAAGAACTCTCTGCGAATTTTCTCCGAGAGTCTTGTTAGAAGTTTCCGATCGAAATCTTCCTGCTTTGAATCTGTATCGCAAACTAGGATTCAAAGAATTAGGGATCCGTAAATCATACTATGGCCCTGGAGAAGATGCCATCCTCATGGAATGGACAAAGAAGGACTGA
- the ispF gene encoding 2-C-methyl-D-erythritol 2,4-cyclodiphosphate synthase, producing the protein MYRIGQGLDFHRLEINQERPLILGGALLDSEYALVGHSDADIVIHALADAILGAMGLGDIGQHFPDTDPSLKNMDSSIILKKTLDLSKEKGFQLVNIDCTLMGERPKIAPHRTKIQSSLSSLLNLPEDCVSIKATTTEKMGALGRTEGLGASCVVLMEKK; encoded by the coding sequence ATGTACAGAATCGGACAAGGACTAGATTTTCATAGATTGGAGATTAACCAAGAGCGCCCTCTCATTCTGGGAGGTGCCTTGTTAGATTCCGAATACGCTCTTGTAGGACATTCGGATGCGGACATAGTCATACATGCGTTAGCCGATGCTATCTTGGGTGCCATGGGCCTGGGAGATATAGGACAGCATTTTCCGGACACAGATCCTTCTCTCAAGAATATGGATTCTAGCATTATCCTAAAGAAGACCTTGGACCTAAGCAAGGAGAAAGGATTTCAGCTAGTCAATATAGATTGTACTCTAATGGGAGAAAGACCTAAGATCGCTCCTCATAGAACCAAGATACAGTCTTCTCTTTCTTCTCTCTTAAATTTGCCGGAAGACTGTGTGTCCATCAAGGCGACTACCACCGAAAAAATGGGAGCATTAGGAAGAACGGAAGGCTTGGGAGCAAGCTGCGTGGTTTTAATGGAGAAGAAATGA
- the nadA gene encoding quinolinate synthase NadA codes for MKTIENIRKALESTYMEHEIEEKLPLIQEINRLKKEKNAVLLGHNYMTPDVFHGVSDILGDSLYLSKAAAETDADIILFNGVHFMAETAKLMSPQKKVLIADLKAGCSLAESITREDVKKLKAQYPGAPVVTYVNCTADVKAETDICCTSANAVQIVNSLDSDTVIFLPDEYLAGNVQKQTNKKIISFPGRCMVHEMYTAEDIHNVRRQWPGVTVISHPECNTDVVAASDFAGSTSQMSKFIQDSGAKDVFLVTECSMGDNLRSEFPERQFVSSCRTCPHMKRITLEKIKDALLYEQHEIHLDPEVIEKGRLAVQRMLDVSYR; via the coding sequence ATGAAAACCATAGAGAATATCCGAAAAGCCCTGGAATCCACCTATATGGAGCACGAGATCGAGGAGAAACTACCTCTGATCCAGGAAATCAACCGGCTGAAAAAAGAGAAGAATGCCGTTCTTTTGGGACATAATTATATGACTCCTGACGTTTTTCATGGAGTTTCCGACATTTTGGGAGATTCCCTGTATTTGAGTAAGGCAGCAGCCGAGACGGACGCAGACATTATTCTGTTCAATGGGGTCCATTTCATGGCGGAGACCGCTAAGCTTATGTCCCCGCAAAAAAAGGTTTTGATCGCGGACTTAAAAGCGGGTTGCTCTCTCGCAGAAAGCATTACTAGAGAAGATGTAAAGAAGCTAAAGGCCCAATATCCGGGAGCTCCGGTGGTGACCTACGTAAACTGCACTGCAGATGTAAAAGCAGAAACTGATATTTGCTGCACCTCTGCGAATGCTGTCCAGATCGTAAATTCCTTGGACAGTGACACAGTTATCTTTCTTCCGGACGAGTATCTAGCGGGGAATGTGCAAAAGCAGACGAATAAAAAGATCATCTCTTTTCCGGGCAGATGCATGGTCCACGAGATGTACACTGCCGAAGACATTCATAACGTAAGAAGACAATGGCCAGGTGTCACAGTTATCTCTCACCCGGAATGCAATACGGACGTGGTCGCAGCTTCTGATTTTGCAGGCTCTACTTCTCAAATGTCCAAATTCATTCAAGACTCGGGAGCCAAGGATGTATTCTTAGTTACCGAATGTTCTATGGGAGATAATCTCAGATCCGAATTCCCCGAGAGACAATTCGTTTCTTCTTGTAGGACCTGTCCTCACATGAAACGGATCACATTAGAAAAAATTAAAGATGCTCTTTTGTACGAACAACATGAGATCCATCTAGATCCTGAAGTCATCGAAAAGGGAAGATTGGCAGTCCAAAGAATGCTGGATGTGAGTTACAGATAA
- a CDS encoding lipoprotein LipL41, translating to MKKIAALLFAGALAFSVSNCGETVDVEYPVFPKSKEGRQLKQFLGTIRVVGLAVEKPQKSLWETVFGAGSSFIDQMPSKVFEAFDKETYYKLIDLSKRADSLNEATLTLTGITKSRVKLGNQLGAEAILHIGYQKPYTECGSEMMTDYGAAAMQVGGAIASMATGRNVNTGGGSISKQTAVRYMLIPLDATLIKVETGEVRKAVVSNPAKVDGGVGGSVCPSVLDSFGKALDEAALYIKDRLSPKVNTEKIRVFTKDEDPDVADLLNDGYQEITGETPSFKKAKENWEKADKKAGGKSWGAKTNIGTYYFQAGDFDKAIKYYEDAMKISGVDKNYVRELRKRAEAVAAVDDNADK from the coding sequence ATGAAAAAAATCGCTGCTCTGCTTTTCGCAGGGGCTCTGGCTTTCTCGGTTTCCAACTGCGGAGAAACCGTAGACGTAGAATATCCAGTTTTCCCTAAATCAAAAGAAGGTCGCCAATTGAAGCAATTCCTCGGAACCATTCGCGTGGTAGGACTTGCGGTTGAGAAACCTCAAAAAAGTCTCTGGGAAACTGTGTTTGGCGCAGGATCCAGCTTCATCGACCAAATGCCTTCTAAAGTATTCGAAGCATTCGATAAAGAAACATACTATAAGTTAATCGACTTGAGCAAAAGAGCTGACTCTCTGAACGAAGCTACTCTTACCCTTACTGGGATCACTAAGAGCCGCGTGAAACTCGGAAATCAGTTGGGAGCCGAAGCGATCCTGCACATCGGATACCAAAAACCTTATACCGAGTGCGGTAGCGAGATGATGACCGATTACGGCGCAGCTGCTATGCAAGTAGGTGGAGCAATCGCTTCTATGGCAACCGGTAGAAACGTAAACACCGGTGGTGGTTCTATTTCCAAACAAACTGCAGTGCGTTATATGCTCATTCCTTTGGACGCTACTTTGATCAAAGTAGAGACTGGAGAAGTTCGTAAAGCTGTCGTTTCCAACCCTGCGAAAGTAGACGGTGGAGTGGGCGGTTCCGTATGTCCTTCCGTTCTTGACTCTTTCGGAAAAGCTCTAGACGAAGCTGCTCTTTATATCAAAGACAGACTTTCTCCAAAAGTTAATACTGAGAAAATCCGCGTATTCACTAAAGACGAAGATCCGGATGTTGCTGACCTTCTGAACGACGGATACCAAGAGATTACTGGTGAAACTCCAAGCTTCAAAAAAGCGAAAGAGAACTGGGAAAAAGCCGACAAAAAAGCCGGTGGAAAGTCTTGGGGAGCAAAAACCAATATTGGAACTTACTACTTCCAAGCTGGTGATTTCGATAAGGCTATCAAATACTACGAAGACGCTATGAAGATTTCCGGCGTAGATAAAAACTACGTAAGAGAATTGCGTAAGCGTGCGGAAGCGGTTGCTGCCGTTGACGACAACGCTGACAAGTAA
- the lep gene encoding LipL41-expression chaperone Lep, with amino-acid sequence MRKRLLPLTTTLTSKRFGNSFRIGRSGRLTSAFLLCALFLVSNCRRTKPSLEECSDAHIHISKLIANDETMSKQVQALMLRSVLKPETSEAIIRSCVENKTLLQVQCELSKQKFSELQECKKLGIPEPVGSAPEKSEPLAK; translated from the coding sequence GTGCGGAAGCGGTTGCTGCCGTTGACGACAACGCTGACAAGTAAGCGATTCGGAAATTCTTTTAGAATAGGGAGAAGCGGGCGTTTAACGTCCGCTTTTCTTTTATGTGCCTTGTTCTTGGTCTCAAATTGCAGACGGACCAAGCCGAGTCTGGAAGAATGTTCCGACGCCCATATCCATATTTCCAAATTGATCGCAAATGATGAGACCATGTCCAAACAGGTCCAGGCCTTGATGCTTAGGTCGGTGCTAAAACCGGAAACAAGCGAGGCAATCATTCGAAGCTGTGTGGAAAATAAGACTCTACTCCAAGTGCAATGCGAGCTTTCCAAGCAGAAGTTCTCCGAGTTGCAGGAATGCAAGAAGCTCGGAATTCCCGAACCTGTCGGATCTGCTCCAGAAAAGAGCGAACCCTTAGCCAAATAA
- a CDS encoding B12-binding domain-containing radical SAM protein, which translates to MAKLKLVQLPVPPPTAFAATGNVPLAAGCLAVSARINGLEKKGLDLEVLDPAITDREGDSQLADRIAKDEPEFVGFSLYLWNTERSLYLAREVKQRSPHTKILIGGPEVNPDNPFVLSEQGYDIAVSGEAEHTFAALLETLLKKEDPRKLPNLAVRGADGKMGPFSPEENASFPLTSYPSPYLEGFVPVDPSRSTYLETVRGCRSQCTYCFYPKSSNVLRTLDIPETIRLLTDLKEKGAKELVFLDPTFNHRPGFEDFLDAIIRVNSDRTMTMFGELRSEGITEKIADKLALAGFNRIELGMQSINKETLKRVKRFGSPEKVAEAARMLADRGIELLLDLIIGLPGDTPDDVMEGIEFFYGHGLGEWVQVFPLSILPGTAMRKDAETEGLIYLPKPPYRVIRTPNFTAESLSSTLFRSEDRLDRRLDETPRSLLSDPDPNTLDVFSFSPGRSEKFGSEEYSLAGARHVSIWWRGEVLENSKQDFFSRLRTRFARDPFAVTDLVLYPGTPFDPELVTEIMEEFEKVPASYLSRTLAHRGENMMHRIVLVLPIGVSFPLEWIAEIREYIPVFQEMEWEEASKKAEELGGDFPGARIISKNENRSAWKLLLENADPESVTFADRDLEKRWCWEVLGYSEK; encoded by the coding sequence ATGGCTAAGTTGAAACTCGTCCAACTTCCCGTTCCGCCTCCGACTGCGTTCGCGGCCACTGGCAATGTGCCATTGGCGGCGGGATGCTTGGCTGTTTCTGCTAGGATCAACGGTCTGGAAAAGAAGGGACTGGATCTAGAAGTTCTGGATCCGGCTATCACAGACAGAGAAGGGGATAGCCAGCTTGCGGATCGGATCGCAAAGGATGAGCCTGAGTTTGTCGGCTTCTCCTTATATCTCTGGAATACAGAAAGAAGTTTATATCTCGCAAGAGAAGTTAAACAACGTTCTCCTCATACAAAAATACTCATTGGAGGTCCGGAAGTAAATCCGGACAATCCGTTCGTTCTTTCCGAACAAGGCTATGACATCGCAGTCTCTGGAGAAGCGGAGCATACCTTTGCTGCCTTACTAGAAACCCTGCTCAAGAAAGAAGACCCAAGAAAACTGCCGAATCTTGCAGTTCGAGGTGCGGATGGAAAAATGGGTCCTTTCTCTCCGGAAGAAAACGCTTCTTTTCCACTTACGAGTTATCCTTCTCCTTATTTGGAAGGTTTCGTGCCTGTGGATCCTTCTCGTTCTACTTATTTGGAAACAGTGAGAGGGTGTAGATCCCAATGCACATATTGCTTTTATCCTAAGAGCAGCAATGTATTAAGAACTCTTGATATTCCTGAAACGATCCGTCTTCTCACCGACTTGAAGGAGAAGGGCGCAAAGGAACTGGTCTTCTTGGATCCTACCTTTAATCATAGGCCTGGCTTCGAGGATTTTCTGGATGCGATCATTCGAGTAAATAGCGATAGAACGATGACAATGTTCGGAGAATTGAGATCCGAAGGAATCACAGAAAAGATCGCCGATAAACTCGCGTTAGCTGGCTTCAATCGGATCGAATTAGGAATGCAATCCATCAATAAGGAAACCTTAAAGCGAGTAAAACGTTTCGGGAGTCCGGAAAAGGTAGCCGAGGCGGCGAGAATGCTTGCTGACAGAGGGATCGAACTTCTTCTGGATCTGATCATCGGATTGCCGGGAGACACTCCGGATGATGTGATGGAAGGGATCGAATTCTTTTATGGACATGGTCTGGGAGAATGGGTGCAGGTATTTCCTCTTTCCATATTGCCGGGAACAGCGATGAGAAAGGATGCAGAGACCGAAGGGTTGATCTATCTTCCTAAACCTCCATATAGAGTGATCCGTACTCCTAATTTTACCGCAGAAAGTTTGAGCTCCACTTTATTCCGTTCCGAAGACAGATTGGATAGAAGATTGGATGAAACTCCTCGCAGCCTTCTCTCGGATCCTGATCCGAATACCTTGGATGTATTTTCTTTTTCTCCGGGAAGATCCGAAAAATTCGGCTCAGAAGAATACAGTCTCGCCGGAGCTCGTCATGTGTCTATCTGGTGGAGAGGAGAAGTATTAGAAAATTCTAAACAAGATTTCTTTTCGAGGTTAAGGACTCGTTTTGCGAGAGATCCTTTTGCAGTAACCGACTTGGTCTTGTATCCAGGAACACCTTTTGATCCGGAGCTAGTCACAGAGATCATGGAGGAATTCGAAAAAGTCCCCGCATCTTATCTTTCTAGGACATTAGCTCATAGAGGAGAGAATATGATGCACAGGATCGTGCTTGTTCTTCCTATTGGTGTTTCTTTTCCATTGGAATGGATCGCCGAAATACGAGAGTATATTCCGGTTTTCCAAGAAATGGAATGGGAAGAAGCTTCCAAAAAAGCGGAAGAATTAGGAGGAGATTTTCCCGGAGCCAGGATTATTTCTAAAAATGAAAATCGTTCCGCTTGGAAACTCCTGTTAGAAAATGCGGATCCTGAATCGGTCACCTTTGCGGATAGGGATCTGGAAAAACGTTGGTGCTGGGAAGTGCTAGGTTATAGCGAGAAATAA
- a CDS encoding DUF2007 domain-containing protein yields MKKLFETNDPIEAGLMESLLSSEDIAYIKKGDEANVLRGVLPPNDTLIAFYVGEEDYEGAEILIQSLRMDP; encoded by the coding sequence TTGAAGAAGTTATTCGAAACCAACGATCCGATTGAAGCAGGACTTATGGAGTCCTTGTTGTCTTCGGAAGATATCGCTTACATAAAGAAAGGAGACGAAGCTAATGTATTGAGAGGAGTCTTGCCTCCCAATGATACATTGATCGCTTTTTATGTGGGAGAAGAGGATTATGAAGGAGCAGAGATCTTAATTCAAAGTTTAAGAATGGACCCTTGA
- a CDS encoding methyltransferase family protein, whose amino-acid sequence MVSPKKPIASLAHIRDILLLPFTVTVILPYFVYRPYPIYLSNDLPIRVLGALLIVLGMILLYKTISLFRKQGEGTIAPWEPTQRLIVIGPYRYCRNPMISGVLFILLGETLILLSPYLFALAAVFILINTIYFIYIEEPGLVLRFGQEYTHYKQNVPRWIPNWKPYQGFSK is encoded by the coding sequence ATGGTAAGTCCTAAAAAACCGATCGCTAGTCTTGCTCATATCCGAGATATTCTGCTTCTACCGTTTACGGTTACAGTTATACTTCCGTATTTTGTATATCGCCCGTATCCGATATATCTCTCCAATGATCTACCAATCCGAGTTTTAGGTGCTCTTCTGATCGTACTCGGAATGATTCTATTATACAAAACCATCTCTCTCTTTCGCAAGCAAGGAGAAGGCACAATCGCTCCTTGGGAACCTACGCAAAGGTTGATCGTCATCGGTCCCTATCGCTATTGCAGGAATCCTATGATTAGCGGAGTTCTTTTCATTCTATTGGGAGAGACATTGATTTTACTTTCTCCTTATCTTTTTGCATTAGCAGCTGTTTTCATTTTGATCAACACGATCTATTTCATCTATATAGAAGAACCTGGATTGGTATTGAGATTCGGACAGGAATACACCCACTATAAACAGAATGTTCCTAGGTGGATCCCGAATTGGAAACCGTACCAAGGATTTTCCAAATAA
- a CDS encoding cation-binding protein, whose amino-acid sequence MQKNRWKVYDIPHRAIRYALSELVQETGRTDFSNREEVDTFFLLCSEVFRILEIHARDEEAVSLRHLETKLPNSSLRDKETHSRLEKKIQELSLLAGNIKTSSHLGEGKEIWMGEEFYENLIDFQAQYFLHMREEETETQAKIHEHFTDEELQAHQKEIMASLDKEDICLWAKFILPNLPEERRKQFEGMLAAFA is encoded by the coding sequence ATGCAAAAGAATCGCTGGAAAGTATATGATATCCCACATAGAGCCATTCGTTATGCTCTTTCTGAATTAGTACAAGAAACAGGAAGAACTGACTTCTCCAATCGTGAAGAAGTAGATACATTCTTTCTTCTATGTTCTGAAGTATTCCGTATTCTTGAGATCCATGCCAGGGATGAAGAAGCGGTAAGCCTGCGTCATTTGGAGACAAAGCTTCCGAATTCTTCTTTGAGAGATAAAGAAACACATTCTAGATTGGAAAAGAAAATTCAGGAGCTCTCTCTTCTTGCAGGAAATATCAAGACAAGCTCTCACTTAGGAGAAGGAAAAGAGATTTGGATGGGAGAAGAATTTTACGAAAATCTGATCGACTTTCAGGCTCAGTATTTTCTTCACATGAGAGAAGAAGAAACGGAAACACAGGCAAAGATCCACGAGCATTTTACGGACGAGGAACTACAGGCTCATCAAAAGGAGATTATGGCCTCTTTAGATAAGGAAGATATCTGTCTTTGGGCAAAATTCATTCTGCCAAATTTACCGGAGGAAAGAAGAAAGCAATTCGAGGGAATGCTCGCAGCTTTTGCTTGA
- a CDS encoding helix-hairpin-helix domain-containing protein, translated as MSSDQSLVLKEFQTLPGVGKSISLDLWNLGIRSKAELSKLDPEKLYEQICEYQGTKVDRCMLYVFRCAVYVSGTKDPEPEKMKWWSWKDPLRF; from the coding sequence ATGAGCTCGGACCAATCCTTAGTCTTGAAAGAATTCCAAACCTTGCCTGGAGTAGGTAAAAGTATCTCCCTCGATCTTTGGAATCTGGGGATCAGAAGCAAAGCGGAATTGTCCAAGTTGGATCCCGAAAAATTGTACGAGCAGATCTGCGAATACCAAGGAACAAAAGTGGACCGCTGTATGCTCTATGTGTTCCGATGCGCTGTTTATGTTTCAGGCACAAAAGATCCTGAGCCCGAAAAAATGAAATGGTGGTCTTGGAAGGACCCTCTTCGTTTTTAA
- a CDS encoding AraC family transcriptional regulator: protein MKAFWDTRINSETYTVVPGENCVIGIQVRGRIHRVEGERSDPLRIAGITGILTGPRKFHSLQNTKSLLIQISPLLLSRRIAVPMSEIRDASLSLEDLFTKSEVSRLMEACEEANVSDLDASFVFEKFWKPKSLREDQDSYLSEAMQRIRASFGEIGIRSLAEDLGVSQSTLERGFKSRIGVNPKEFASLVRFRKALEHLGKTSNLTELAYGSGYYDQAHFIREFKKKTGVNPKKWSSLKS, encoded by the coding sequence ATGAAAGCTTTCTGGGACACAAGGATCAATTCCGAGACCTACACAGTGGTCCCGGGAGAGAATTGTGTGATCGGGATCCAAGTCCGTGGTAGGATCCATCGGGTAGAAGGAGAAAGATCGGACCCGCTGAGGATCGCCGGAATTACAGGAATACTGACCGGGCCTAGAAAATTCCATTCCTTGCAGAATACCAAATCCTTACTTATCCAGATCTCTCCTTTACTTCTTTCTAGAAGGATTGCAGTTCCTATGAGCGAAATTCGGGATGCTAGCTTGTCTTTAGAAGACCTGTTTACCAAGTCCGAAGTTTCACGACTTATGGAAGCTTGTGAAGAAGCGAACGTATCCGATCTAGATGCCTCTTTTGTTTTCGAGAAATTCTGGAAACCTAAATCCTTGAGAGAAGATCAAGATTCATATTTGTCGGAAGCAATGCAAAGGATCAGAGCCAGCTTTGGTGAGATAGGAATTCGTTCTTTGGCAGAAGATCTTGGGGTCAGCCAAAGTACTTTAGAAAGAGGGTTCAAGTCCAGGATTGGAGTCAATCCGAAAGAATTTGCAAGTTTGGTTCGTTTCAGAAAGGCCTTAGAGCATTTAGGAAAGACGAGCAATCTCACAGAGCTTGCTTACGGATCAGGATATTATGATCAGGCTCACTTCATTCGAGAATTCAAAAAGAAAACCGGAGTGAATCCTAAAAAGTGGTCTTCTCTAAAGAGTTAG